The following are encoded together in the Pseudomonas maumuensis genome:
- a CDS encoding ABC transporter permease codes for MTAALPSPALARFIPKRKRPSIWVVLPVLFLVAMSLLPLLYVGLKAWDAGWHEALRLLWRPFVWGLLRNTLLLMVGVTALCLVVGVALAWLLERSDLPGRRLWGVVLCLPFAVPSFVSSFTWVSLSSDFEGLGGAILVMALSKYPLVFLPVAATLRNLDTSLEESARTLGCSRWGVFHKITLPLLWPSMLGGGLLIALHMLVEFGALSILGLQTFTTAIYQQFELEFSNANAAMLSAVLLALCLAMLWLELRVRGKARHVRIGQGVARRAQPLRLRGWMPLGQLFCLALAVLGSGIPLAMLGYWLSVGSSAAFPVAAIGKALGTSLSVSLGGAGFCVLLALPISFLVVRYKGRLAIWAERLPYLLHALPGLVIALTLVFFALHYVPALYQTTALLILAYALLFLPLAQSPVRTALNKASPTLEEAARTLGASSFAAFCRVTLPIIFPAMAAAFALVFLDAMKELTATLLLSPTGMTTLATEVWAHTANVEFAAAAPYAALLIVVSGLPVYLLTTRMYLNKA; via the coding sequence ATGACTGCCGCCCTGCCCTCGCCCGCCTTGGCGCGCTTCATCCCCAAGCGCAAGCGCCCGTCCATCTGGGTGGTGCTGCCCGTGCTGTTCCTGGTGGCCATGAGCCTGCTGCCATTGCTGTACGTCGGGCTCAAGGCCTGGGATGCCGGCTGGCATGAAGCCCTGCGCCTGCTATGGCGTCCGTTCGTGTGGGGCTTGCTGCGCAACACCCTGCTGCTGATGGTCGGCGTCACCGCGCTGTGCCTGGTGGTGGGCGTGGCCCTGGCCTGGCTGCTGGAGCGCAGCGACCTACCGGGCCGACGCCTGTGGGGCGTGGTGCTGTGCCTGCCATTTGCCGTGCCATCGTTCGTCAGCAGCTTCACCTGGGTGTCGCTGAGCTCGGACTTCGAAGGGCTGGGCGGGGCGATCCTGGTGATGGCGCTGTCGAAATACCCGCTGGTATTCCTGCCGGTGGCCGCCACCCTGCGCAACCTCGACACTTCGCTGGAGGAGTCGGCGCGCACTTTGGGCTGCAGCCGCTGGGGCGTGTTCCACAAGATCACCCTGCCGCTGCTGTGGCCGTCGATGCTCGGCGGCGGGCTGCTGATCGCCCTGCACATGCTGGTGGAGTTCGGCGCCCTGTCGATCCTTGGCCTGCAGACCTTCACCACGGCGATCTACCAGCAGTTCGAGCTGGAATTCAGCAACGCCAACGCCGCGATGCTTTCGGCGGTGCTGCTGGCGCTGTGCCTGGCGATGCTGTGGCTGGAACTGCGCGTGCGTGGCAAGGCGCGTCATGTGCGCATTGGCCAGGGTGTGGCACGCCGCGCCCAACCCTTGCGACTGCGCGGCTGGATGCCACTGGGGCAGCTGTTCTGCCTGGCGCTGGCGGTGCTGGGCAGCGGCATTCCGCTGGCCATGCTCGGCTACTGGCTGAGCGTGGGCTCATCGGCGGCCTTCCCGGTCGCGGCCATCGGCAAAGCCCTGGGCACCTCACTGTCGGTGTCATTGGGTGGCGCCGGCTTCTGCGTGCTGCTGGCCCTGCCAATCAGCTTCCTGGTGGTGCGCTACAAGGGGCGCCTGGCGATCTGGGCCGAGCGTTTGCCGTACCTGCTGCACGCCCTGCCCGGGCTGGTGATCGCGCTGACCCTGGTGTTCTTTGCCCTGCACTATGTACCGGCGCTGTACCAGACCACGGCACTGTTGATCTTGGCCTATGCCTTGCTGTTCCTGCCGCTGGCACAGTCGCCGGTGCGCACCGCACTGAACAAGGCCTCGCCAACCCTGGAAGAGGCGGCGCGCACCTTGGGCGCCAGCAGCTTTGCAGCCTTCTGCCGGGTTACCTTGCCGATCATCTTCCCGGCAATGGCGGCGGCGTTCGCCCTGGTGTTCCTGGATGCGATGAAGGAGCTGACCGCCACCCTGCTGCTCAGCCCGACCGGGATGACCACCTTGGCCACCGAGGTGTGGGCGCATACCGCCAACGTCGAGTTCGCGGCGGCGGCGCCTTATGCGGCGTTGCTGATCGTGGTTTCGGGATTGCCGGTGTATCTGCTGACTACCAGGATGTACCTGAACAAGGCGTGA
- a CDS encoding methyl-accepting chemotaxis protein, translating into MASAVNRFVDKLQPIVREAGEVAQRTGVEIDSMAQRNAGADAAAALQRDEVAASLRDLSSMADEAQAESHAMQAALQQVVDIRQATDENSRASTQLARLIENLAGEVQTGSQVIERLAKQSEQIEVVLTVIHGIAEQTNLLALNAAIEAARAGETGRGFAVVADEVRALASKTQSSTGDIQSHIAALQQGAKEAVATISQAGRQASEGLLVLRDNERRQQSVQAAVEQVHAAIGLATRAAEQQASGAQAVRGRVETIHAQAERSAEVVMQTTASSKVLDDLAAQLRASLGQFRA; encoded by the coding sequence ATGGCCTCGGCGGTCAATCGCTTCGTAGACAAGCTGCAGCCCATCGTCCGCGAAGCCGGCGAAGTGGCGCAGCGTACTGGCGTGGAGATCGACAGCATGGCCCAGCGCAACGCCGGGGCCGACGCCGCCGCGGCGTTGCAGCGCGACGAAGTGGCTGCCAGCCTGCGCGACCTGTCGAGCATGGCTGACGAGGCCCAGGCCGAGAGCCATGCCATGCAGGCGGCATTGCAGCAGGTGGTGGATATTCGCCAGGCGACCGACGAAAACAGCCGTGCTTCGACGCAGCTGGCGCGGTTGATCGAGAACCTGGCTGGCGAAGTGCAGACCGGCTCCCAGGTGATCGAGCGGCTGGCCAAGCAGAGCGAGCAGATCGAGGTGGTGCTGACGGTGATCCATGGCATTGCCGAACAGACCAACCTGTTGGCGCTCAACGCCGCCATCGAAGCGGCGCGGGCCGGAGAGACCGGGCGCGGTTTCGCCGTGGTGGCCGATGAGGTGCGAGCCTTGGCGAGCAAGACGCAGAGCTCGACCGGGGATATTCAGTCGCATATCGCTGCGCTGCAGCAAGGCGCCAAGGAGGCGGTGGCGACCATCAGCCAGGCCGGGCGCCAGGCCAGTGAAGGTTTGCTGGTGTTGCGCGACAATGAGCGGCGCCAGCAATCGGTGCAGGCTGCGGTCGAGCAGGTGCATGCGGCGATCGGCCTGGCCACGCGAGCGGCCGAGCAGCAGGCCAGCGGCGCGCAAGCCGTGCGTGGGCGAGTCGAAACCATCCATGCCCAGGCCGAGCGTTCGGCCGAGGTGGTAATGCAGACCACCGCCAGCAGCAAGGTACTGGATGACCTGGCGGCGCAGTTACGTGCCAGCCTGGGGCAGTTCAGGGCCTGA